ctatcaacgcagttccccaaatttgatgcatatccgtcaggaaatttcactttatctgtaatccaatcaaagaactcttcttttctagcaccatccagccgataaatgggaaaaggggccgtaccgttctcatcaacgtgaagttcagaacgatcacaaatatcgactaaatccaaccttgacttcaaattatccttcgttttaccttggatgttaaggactgtgttcatcagattatcgaagaagttcttctcaatatgcatgacatctaaattatgccgcaatagatgactctcccaatatggcagatcccagaaaatactctttttgtgccagttatgtagctctccaaccgcattgactcgaatgttttcatgtccacctacatctggcgtcctttctgcatcaaaatacctaaactgcttcaacaaatctttcccactaacttcctcaggtggaccatcaaacacctgcttgttcttcgtaaacgaagtcttactcctgcggtatggatgatcaggtggtagaaatcgtctgtgacagtcaaaccaacacgttttccttccgttctttagttggaaagcatctgtgtcatcttgacaatatggacatgatagcttcccatgtgttgtccatccagataacataccatatgctggaaagtcacttattgtccacataagtactgcccgcatctgaaagttttctttgcgcgaaacatcgtatgtctcaaaaccatgcgcccatagttgttgcaactcatatattagtggttgaagaaacacatctagtgatcttttaggatgatctggcccggggacgagaattgagagaaacaaaaactctcgtcgcatgcacaagctcggccgtaagttgtacggtgtcacaataactggccatagagaatactgtcttccatgctttccaaatgggctgaaaccatcagtagataatccaagataaacatttcttctctcttccgcaaattctggatatgttgactggaaatgtttccaagcctttgcatctgaaggatgtctaatctcaccatttgtggaatgctctgcatgccatctcattgcttttgctgtgcgctcacactgatacaacctcttcaatctttccgtcaaaggcaaataccacattcttttgaatgggatcggaactcttcccctcgtctcctgataacgaggtttcccacaaaatttgcatacattccgtgtctcatccgctctccagtagatcatgcagttgtcaatacatacatctatcacttcatacggtagttgaagacctgcaacaagtttctgaacctcgtagtatgaacccggtgcaaggttatcctcaggtagaatacctttgacaaaatcagtaatcgcatccatacattcttcagccaaattatagtctgtcttaatacccattaatctagttgcagatgataagactgaatgaccatctctacaattttgatacaaaggttgttttcctgcatccaacatgtcaaaaaatctcctagattcggggtttggttcttcccctctataatgatcatgtaccatctgctcagtacctacaccataatctatatccgttctagattcttctaacctaatatcaggctgaggttcactaacaggctgaggttcgctagtactaccatattcataaccagtttccccatgaaggtaccaaactttataattacgtgaaaaccctttcatatacaaatgagtccaaacatcaaattttttataaccttattattattgcaagaagagcagggacatcttaacataccactttttgcatccggttgctgttgaacaagcctcatgaattctccaatcccttgaacgtattcttccgtaagcaaattggtgttcggatccaaatgaggtttatccatccacgaacgataataaacttctgaagacatgattttcacggaattgttatgactaaagagaatgaagagagaatgaagtgtgaatgagttgaatgaggaggggttgtatttataggaaattgcttacggacctccgacgactttccgacgaaattccgacggatgtaaagcagtccgtcggaattccgtcggtattgtccaatctcaaacggctatacaacggtcatatatatttgtcggcaacggtcacatggttcgtcggaattccgtcggaaattaccgacggaattccgacgactttactgttaatcggaatgtcgtcggaaattcgtcggaatataccgacgaacttccgacgactacaacggttacattttttatcggaatgtcgtcgaaaagtcgtcggaatattctgacgacccttgtttcgtcggaattccatcggaaatggccgacggaattccgacgacttcatttttttggatttggtcggtaatccgtcacaaatccgtcacaaatgtccgacgacattgatgtccgtcggaacctccgtcggaattcggcgtgttttcttgtactGTACTTAGAACAATCGTTACCATAAACTTTTTGCGTTTTTGAAACATATATACAGTaacaacaaaattttcaaaatcgtCGGTATTATTGCATGTGGTTTCCTTTTCCTATCACGTATATCTTGGGACAAAAATATTTCTAGTTGCGATTAAGAATTGAGATCGATGCACGTTTCCAAATTAAAGTGGGTATTAATTATTAAACGCCActaaaaacaaccttgttttttAACGCTAACTAAAAACAACCTTTGAACATAGTCTAATTCCATTTAGAGGTCATAAGGAAAAGAAACATTAACAATGACAGTAGCTGATTAATCTCTCGACAATGAGACAAcctgatttttaatatatctatgTAAACGATAATACCATATTGTATACACATGTTGAATAATATTACAACTTGACCAAATTTGTTTCTCTTCTCCGTCcttatatttatatcaaaagAAAAGATTCATGGAACTGGACCAGCCTGTTTGAATCTTATCCTATTCACAAATCTCCccatatataaataaagacCCTTCACCCCTAAAACCAAAACCATCATCAACTACTTTGAAACTTCCTAAGCAATAGATTGAGAGAAACCCGATTTCATTTCTAAGAAAATGGCTTTTTGGTCTGCTGAGAATGCTACTAAAGCCTATCTTAGTACATTGAAAACGGTAAGAAATTACTTCTTTGTATATTCGAATAAATTATAAGATCTCTCTAAGCCTAATTTAATTgggttttgtttaaaatatgaaatggatcgagtttttttcttcttaatttaaTGTCACATTTTGACATATATGTGCATTTTCCAGGATCAAAGATCAAAAGAACCGAACGTGGCTGAGTTCATATCAGCTCTAGCCGCCGGAAACAACGCAAGAAAGATCGCCGTGGCTTGTGCCGGAGCAGCAAACACTGACATACTCGTTGCCCTGATCGCTGCCGCAAATCAAACGCGTGGTCAAGTGGTATGTGTTTTACGTGGCATCGAAGAACTGATCATATCCAAGAAAATGTTGGAACCATCAGAGATTCATCAGATACATTTCGTAGTGGGAGAATCTAGCGACACCAATTTAATTAATGATCATTTCGGTGAAGCTGATTTCGTCCTCGTGGATTGTAACCTCGTGGACCACCAAGATATCGTTAGAAAGATCGTTAATCACCATGAAGAAAACGCAAGAAGTGGCGGTGGAAGCGGTGTGGCGGTTGTGGTGGGTTATAACGCGTTTTCGAGAGGATCTTGGAGGTTTAGTGATGGAAGAAAAACACAGTTTTTACCAATAGGTGAAGGGTTGCTTGTGACGAGGGTCAACGATAATGGTAAGTATAAtcagaagatgatgatgaacaaGAACAATCACCATTATCATCACCATGACCGTGTAAGAAAGAGTCATTGGGTGGTGAAAGTTGATAAGTGTACAGGAGAGGAGCATgtgtttagggttagggttccACAAGGAGAAGCCATTGTTGAAGCTTAATTTAAAGCTTACATACTATTGGATACTTTAGAGAAAAAGTCACCTCTGTGATGGTTCAGACGAGTGAGAGAGTTAGTATAAGAAGAATAGTTATTTGTATAAGTAATTAAAAGAAGTTTTGATTGGTGTTGgagtgttttgtttgtttggagTCTTATTTACTTAAAGACTTCTTTTTCTTGTAAGTGTGAATATGAAGATTCGTGTttcgtttttaatttcttttaaattttggaatTTGCTTTTGTCATTTCTTAAGCATGTGTACAGTACATAAGGATTCTTCATATTTTGGATGGTTAgcaaataaactaataaaaaaaatgcacATCCGCGAAGATGGCATCTGAAACTAAAACAATGAAATTAGAACATTTAGTTAATTATGGTGTATTTTACATCTATGCAagcaaatgtatttttatatttcgtttACAATATCTTCAAAGTTCAAACTAGATGTAGATGTAtatgtactatatatatatatgtcagtATGCTTATGCTCTCATCTCGCCTAACGAGATATATGCTCatcacttcttcttttttgtgcaACCAGATATATGCTCATTGCTTAAAACCATCATAAATTCATAATAACATTTTTAGATTGATGTTTAATGCTTATCAATTTACTTTTATAAGTCATAGATTTTAATGATTCGTTTGCATGCAGCACAATCTGCAAGACAATGATCAATCACGAACGACACATTACCCATAACCTTTCCTCTATCCCCATGACCGCCCCATTTCGTCTATCCTTCCCCACTgtaaaagaaaatgatttaCACTCATTTATACTACTTTCGTTCGATAATAAGTTCACTGTTgctatttagttttatatttgttataacAATATCAGTCTATATTTTATTGTAGATTTTAAAACGGAATACACATTATATTCCTGCCATTTCAGATTGTTAAttggaaaaaaattatgtgTAGTAATGAAAAgtataacaaaattttgtgttgaaatttttaaatattacttaTAATAAAACAGATgtagtatatataaaagttcaatcaaaacaaaatgaatttaacaaaattttatatatcaatGAAAATAAGCTTACAAAAATTAATGGCGTGGTTaaagtaaaattatttatcataattctaaaaatacaatatcacacaaaaataatacaaataaatttcaTATAGTAGAATTTCATGTTAAAAAGTTATTTTCTAAGTGTTCTCATTATTTATGATAATATTTATTGATATTTACATGACAAGAAACACCAAAACCAACTTcagtgaatatatatatatgcaagattttgtttttggaatacACATATATGTTGACAAAAAGGTTGTTGTATTTGCCCCAAAAAAAAAGGTCGTTGTAATGAATTGGGTCACATGTCGACGGAAAATGAATTGGGCTACATAGGCACAGACCATATAGTTTCAAGAAGATTAAGAGACCCACGTCAAAAGCCCATTAATTTTCTTCAATAGTAAACAGAACGATGATTCACTGAGAAAACAAACCCTAAGAAAAACCTGCCAGTTTCTGAGAGCAACAACCGttacaataaaattattcattcaTTACAACCAATTAACCCATCTAAAAATCTCAAACACatatgtatttaccaaaaaaaaaaatttggttaacATTtgactagattttttttttgtaaagacaCCTATATGACTTGACATTACTATACAACTTGATATTTCAGATCACGTGGTACTGCTTCTACGAAATTTTGGATAAACATTGATATTTTGGGAGCAGACACAGTGATATGTGGCCAAAATGGAAATCTTGAAGATGACAATAGTCACATGCACTATTTAATTACGACTACAAGGACAATTAATCTTAAATGTTTggggagttttttttttaacgctgatttattatgacattacaattatgagaaagattacatagacgatttgACAACCGACAATATTACCTGTCTTACGAggatctacgcctaactgcatcagctgagccgtcctatgaagatccacgtctgactggatttacttgcaccatgttgaagatcccttgtaagTCTTTCTTCCGTAGTCTGCAGTAATAAATCGTTCTCTCCGGaacttgaaacctggatttcctgtattttgcaataaattgcatagtcaGGGATTCGAACCCCAAACCTGGATGTAAAAGCCTTTAAATCTTAACCATTAGACTACGGTGTTTCCACGAATGTTCGGGGAGTTACGTCCACAATTTGGTTTCCACGATCGACATCTTTTAATcctttaattgatttttgtagTAATAGAAAacctttaattgtttttataaataaatacatttgtGTTTTCATTGCAGTTACAAGTTGTAACAAAGAATTTCATAAAAAGGTCTTATTGAATTcgtgtgacaaaaaaaaaggtcttATTGAATTCAAATACatcattataataaatattaaacacaAACGTAATTACACTTAAATAATATAGACCTACCATTTAAAACGAGAAGTCAGGACCATTAGATAGTATCAAGTGTCGACTCCATTTGAATCTGAAAGCGACCACGAATTACCCATGGAGGTACTAGATCATTCCAAATGTGATTAATGCTTTGTTCCAAATGTGATTAATGTTTTGATTAAACAACTTAATATGTTTGTCTCAAAACTACTAACTCCTTACGCACAATCAGTGTCTTAGCCGTATCCCGTATGTTGCTTTCACATGTTAGatacttttttttctctcttccattttcctttataaaacaaaatatcttcatTCATGCAACCAAATTCCCACTTGCATATTAAATAATTGTGCTTaaataatatctttttttttttttgcaaatatcATATAATTTCTCTATATAAAACGTCAGTTACATAGAACACTtcaacacatatatatatcatcacAACCATAATATCATAAAGCtcataacatatattttaaagagATGGCTGAATCTTTTAGGGCTACTCATCACTTCCTCACATCTCTTCTCATAACCGCAGCCATAACCATAACCACACTCAAGTCGGTCCATACAACAGCAACAAACACAGAGTTCGTAAAATCATCATGCACAGTCACAACATACCCAAGACTCTGTGTCGCTTCACTCTCAACTCATGCCAGTCTCATCCAAACCAGCCCCAAGCTCATGGCTCACGCTGCTCTCAACATCACATTAGCGTCAGCTAAAGCCACATCAGTAATGATGGTGCGTCTCTCAAGTAGTAGCCAGCTCAAGCCGAGAGAAGTCTCGGCCATGAGAGACTGCGTGGAGGAGTTAGGTGACACGTTGGATGAGCTTCGAAAATCGATTGGTGAGATGGGCCAGCTAATTGGCTCGAGCTATGAGGTATACATGAGTGATATTCAGACATGGGTTAGTGCGGCTCTGACCGATGAGAACACGTGCACCGACGGATTTGAAGGAGATGACATGAATGGGAAGGTTAAGGTTTTTGTTAGAGAAAggattttggttattgctcatTTAACGAGTAATGCTTTAGCTTTGATTAATCACTTTGCTTCTATTCATGGTTAGAAagtttctgtttgattttgtgtgtataatatatattcaaagtATGTATTCGTCTGtgtataataataattcaatgTGTGTGTTCTTACGATTCCTGAATCAATAAGTACCAAATAAAGTATTtcctgaaaattaaaaaaaatgattttttaatattttccaaCAAAATATCTTAGGCCTgtccaatatggtaaaaccgaaccataccgaaccgaaccgaaatagacaatatgatatggttttggtatataccatataaaccgaatggatatgattttataaaaatcgtaggatttggatatggtttggtttataaccgattaaatcgatcaaaagtaaaaacatgtaaatatgtacatattttataacgtcaatgaaaaatatatttgttatataagttattcttttgttaataattattaccatttttatagtaataaagaatcataatttgaaaaacacttaaaatataattaaataacaattcatcgaggctttttatttttttagtctttttcttttaatcattttgttttcttttagcattgattaaattgaagtgaagattataaatttgatggataataactagaaaaaattcttcacaatttttttcttatttataaacgaACAGAGTTTCACTCGACGAAGcatgactttgatgaacacTGAATATGAAAGAGTGGAAACATTTTCTTTCATacttctattttgtttttttatttttattttcaaaattttgagctttgattaTTTCATTTGAAGGTAtaagcgtttttatttttttgttcttttatttgaaaatataatatatttttaataaatgactgcgatgacaatatgactctaaaatttatataatatgatctcaaactaaataattatgttttggtataaaaccgaataaatcGAAAACCggcggtatataaaccgaaccgaaccgaagtaaatatggatttagaatggtagttatatttttctaaccgaaataccgaaaaactgaaaaaaactgaaccgaaaccgaaccgatatccggattgaacacccctaaaatatctatacttttttttgtcaacaatagTTATATAGATGCATCATTTTCATAAATCCAAAACTTTCCAATAAATGTTAGAAAAAAACACTTTCCAGTTAAGATACTAATTCAGTTCATTCAAATATCTTCTACTAGTGTTTTTGAAGTTGTACATTACATTGATCTTAATCAA
This genomic stretch from Brassica napus cultivar Da-Ae chromosome C9, Da-Ae, whole genome shotgun sequence harbors:
- the LOC106411303 gene encoding 21 kDa protein, translating into MAESFRATHHFLTSLLITAAITITTLKSVHTTATNTEFVKSSCTVTTYPRLCVASLSTHASLIQTSPKLMAHAALNITLASAKATSVMMVRLSSSSQLKPREVSAMRDCVEELGDTLDELRKSIGEMGQLIGSSYEVYMSDIQTWVSAALTDENTCTDGFEGDDMNGKVKVFVRERILVIAHLTSNALALINHFASIHG
- the BNAC09G05580D gene encoding uncharacterized protein BNAC09G05580D, producing MAFWSAENATKAYLSTLKTDQRSKEPNVAEFISALAAGNNARKIAVACAGAANTDILVALIAAANQTRGQVVCVLRGIEELIISKKMLEPSEIHQIHFVVGESSDTNLINDHFGEADFVLVDCNLVDHQDIVRKIVNHHEENARSGGGSGVAVVVGYNAFSRGSWRFSDGRKTQFLPIGEGLLVTRVNDNGKYNQKMMMNKNNHHYHHHDRVRKSHWVVKVDKCTGEEHVFRVRVPQGEAIVEA